In Marinicauda algicola, one DNA window encodes the following:
- a CDS encoding flagellar protein FlaG: MERLTTGATGVRSGLDVRIAEPVEPARKDPRGSNKSDLSSKDELRAFEALDIDDQVAAIEKMRETVSALEYNRLKIDRHEESGQFIYRIFNEDTGETIRRWPPQSYLDLMVFLRDGYPLINERA; the protein is encoded by the coding sequence ATGGAACGGCTCACCACAGGTGCGACGGGTGTTCGCTCCGGGTTGGATGTGCGCATTGCAGAACCGGTTGAACCGGCGCGCAAGGATCCGCGAGGGAGCAACAAGAGCGATCTGTCTTCGAAGGACGAGCTGCGCGCATTCGAGGCGCTCGACATCGACGATCAGGTCGCCGCGATCGAGAAAATGCGCGAAACGGTAAGCGCTCTGGAATACAACCGGCTGAAGATCGACCGGCACGAGGAATCCGGCCAGTTCATCTACCGCATCTTCAACGAGGATACCGGCGAGACGATCCGGCGCTGGCCGCCGCAGAGCTATCTCGACCTCATGGTCTTCCTGCGCGACGGCTACCCCCTGATCAACGAACGAGCCTGA
- a CDS encoding flagellin, translating to MATINTNPGAMIALQNLNKTNTDLQQVQQRISTGLAVSSAKDNGGIYAIAQGMRADVGAYKAVSNSLDLAVSTVDVALAAGEAISDLLVEMKEKALAASDTSLDTASRNALNEDFKALRDQISTIVSNAEFNGTNLISNGAADITALASADGNNVITIQNEDLSLTGSTLTIAATTQINTATNASNAASAIGTSLDNLNSALARLGTGAKSLEVHKTFVSKLSDALETGIGNLVDADLAKESARLQSLQVKQQLGIQALSIANSAPSSILGYFR from the coding sequence ATGGCTACGATCAATACCAATCCGGGCGCTATGATCGCCCTCCAGAACCTGAACAAGACCAACACGGATCTGCAGCAGGTTCAGCAGCGCATCTCCACGGGCCTCGCCGTTTCCTCGGCGAAAGACAATGGCGGCATCTACGCCATCGCCCAGGGCATGCGGGCCGATGTCGGCGCCTACAAGGCCGTCTCCAACTCTCTCGATCTTGCGGTTTCCACCGTCGACGTGGCCCTGGCCGCGGGCGAGGCGATCTCGGACCTGCTCGTCGAGATGAAGGAAAAGGCGCTCGCCGCGTCCGACACCTCCCTCGACACGGCGTCCCGCAACGCCCTGAACGAGGACTTCAAGGCGCTTCGCGATCAGATCTCGACGATCGTCTCGAACGCCGAGTTCAACGGCACCAACCTGATCTCGAACGGCGCCGCGGACATCACGGCTCTCGCCAGTGCTGACGGCAACAACGTGATCACGATCCAGAACGAGGACCTCAGCCTGACCGGCTCGACCCTCACGATCGCGGCCACGACGCAGATCAACACCGCGACCAACGCCTCGAACGCCGCTTCGGCGATCGGGACCTCGCTGGACAACCTGAACTCGGCGCTGGCGCGACTGGGTACCGGTGCGAAGTCGCTCGAGGTTCACAAGACGTTCGTCTCCAAGCTTTCCGACGCCCTGGAAACGGGTATCGGCAACCTGGTCGACGCGGATCTCGCCAAGGAATCGGCTCGCCTGCAGTCCCTGCAGGTCAAGCAGCAGCTGGGTATCCAGGCGCTGTCGATCGCCAATTCCGCGCCGAGCTCGATCCTCGGCTACTTCCGCTAA
- a CDS encoding flagellin — protein MTTSVNTNPGAMVALQNLNKTNMELSEIQTRINTGLEVAGAKDDGGIYAIAQRMRSQVSGYSAVQQSLDRGMATVDVALAAGEAISDLLIEMKEKALAASDASLDTASRSALNEDYKALRDQISTIVSNAEFNGVNLINNSTNGFVALANQDGSNTITVADENLSLSGSIVTITSTSSFSTATAASTIAGQLETSLDNVNQALARLGTKSKALEIHDSFVTKLSDALEKGIGNLVDADLAKESARLQAVQTKQQLGIQALGIANAAPQSILSFFRS, from the coding sequence ATGACCACTTCGGTGAACACCAACCCGGGGGCGATGGTCGCCCTCCAGAACCTGAACAAGACGAATATGGAGCTGTCTGAGATTCAGACGCGCATCAATACCGGCCTCGAGGTGGCGGGTGCGAAGGACGATGGCGGTATCTACGCCATCGCTCAGCGCATGCGTTCGCAGGTGTCGGGCTATTCGGCCGTTCAGCAGTCTCTGGACCGGGGCATGGCGACCGTGGATGTCGCGCTCGCTGCCGGCGAGGCGATTTCCGACCTGCTCATCGAGATGAAGGAGAAGGCGCTCGCCGCATCCGACGCATCGCTGGATACCGCGTCCCGTTCGGCCCTGAACGAAGACTACAAGGCCCTGCGCGACCAGATCTCCACGATCGTGTCGAATGCGGAGTTCAACGGCGTCAACCTCATCAACAACTCGACCAACGGCTTCGTCGCGCTGGCGAACCAGGACGGCTCGAACACGATCACGGTGGCCGACGAGAACCTCTCTCTGTCGGGCTCCATCGTGACCATTACCTCGACCTCCTCGTTCTCGACCGCGACCGCCGCGAGCACGATCGCAGGTCAGCTCGAGACCTCGCTGGACAACGTGAACCAGGCGCTCGCACGTCTGGGGACCAAGTCCAAGGCCCTCGAGATCCACGACTCGTTCGTCACCAAACTGTCCGACGCTCTGGAAAAGGGGATCGGCAATCTCGTCGACGCGGACCTGGCGAAGGAAAGCGCAAGGCTCCAGGCTGTGCAGACCAAGCAGCAGCTCGGGATCCAGGCGCTCGGCATCGCCAATGCCGCGCCGCAGTCCATCCTGTCCTTCTTCCGGAGCTAG
- the flaF gene encoding flagellar biosynthesis regulator FlaF produces the protein MSYRAYQTASARAENPRETEYRLFGQVTRALIEARDAGSTEIRKRADALDWNRRMWTGLAADCGSDGNQLPEGLRAAIISLAIFVSKETSAVMRGESDFETLIDINKTIMQGLAPQAAHAEAV, from the coding sequence ATGTCCTATCGTGCGTACCAGACCGCCTCGGCCCGCGCCGAAAATCCACGCGAGACAGAATACCGCCTGTTCGGCCAGGTCACGCGCGCGCTCATCGAGGCGCGAGATGCCGGCTCGACCGAGATCAGGAAGCGCGCCGACGCGCTCGACTGGAACAGGCGTATGTGGACGGGGCTTGCTGCCGACTGCGGCAGTGACGGCAACCAGCTGCCCGAAGGGCTTCGCGCGGCGATCATCTCGCTCGCCATCTTCGTTTCGAAGGAAACGAGTGCGGTGATGCGCGGGGAGAGTGATTTCGAGACCCTCATCGACATCAACAAGACAATCATGCAGGGCCTTGCGCCCCAGGCCGCCCACGCCGAGGCGGTCTGA
- the flbT gene encoding flagellar biosynthesis repressor FlbT codes for MPLKLSLKPGERFVLNGAVVENGDRRATLVLQNKASVLREKDIMQEHEANTPARRIYFPVMMMYLSSQAEDRVYDEFVVRMTEFMGAISNPDILAECVSISREVMSGEYYKALLRCRKLINYEAERMGIAPHSSKD; via the coding sequence ATGCCGCTGAAATTGTCCCTCAAACCCGGCGAGCGTTTCGTGCTGAACGGTGCCGTCGTCGAGAACGGCGATCGCCGGGCGACGCTGGTGCTCCAGAACAAGGCCTCGGTCCTGCGCGAGAAGGACATCATGCAGGAGCACGAGGCCAACACTCCGGCCCGGCGCATCTATTTCCCGGTCATGATGATGTACCTGTCCTCGCAGGCCGAGGACCGCGTCTACGACGAGTTCGTGGTGCGCATGACCGAGTTCATGGGCGCGATCTCCAATCCGGACATCCTCGCCGAATGCGTTTCGATCAGCCGCGAGGTTATGAGCGGGGAGTACTACAAGGCGCTCCTGCGCTGCCGGAAGTTGATCAATTACGAAGCCGAACGCATGGGCATCGCGCCCCACAGCAGCAAGGACTAG
- a CDS encoding tetratricopeptide repeat protein: MTALIDLNAELAAGAELQKNAAKGAASVATKANLEKVLAQAPADQAPPKLAGLLKRAVRMIDQKGPAEGARIALKALDLAPEHPLSNHVMALCLERLGRLSKSLEFYERAWRLDPKNPEIYQNLGMVAWKLDMLDAAEKFIRLFAQMAPDSAAAAINLSGVLRDQGKFSDAIELLRAAIYRAPDNAELWNSLGTVLLEAGDPEQAATFYLEALRLKEGFSRAHHNLAYTLELRGDVEGAVEHFKKALENPQSETDRITMEHGLALTTLALGKLEEGWQRYAIRLNPQFEASTFFQYGGKMWDGADPAALAGKTVLVSGEQGLGDEIMFAQMLPDIIEAVGPDGEVRLATERRLVALMQRSFPQVKVACHYTVSREGREFRFAPDLTKDGKVDLWFPIANACRSFRTRFEDFAEGAFLTADEELVEQFRAQLAGFGPGLKVGLLWKSLKMTAKRTKFFSGFEAWKPVLTLPGIEFVNLQYGEVAAELARAKTEFGVTIHQPEGLDLKDDLDHVAALGTACDLVVGPMNATINLTAASGGRAIVIQNQRRTWVNMGQDRLPWYPQIEVVYSDAFGNWGSLMDSLAARLSREARSAAA, from the coding sequence ATGACGGCCCTGATCGATCTCAATGCCGAGCTCGCCGCCGGTGCCGAACTCCAGAAGAATGCCGCCAAGGGTGCGGCATCGGTCGCCACGAAAGCCAATCTGGAGAAGGTGCTGGCCCAGGCTCCGGCCGATCAGGCCCCGCCCAAGCTCGCCGGCCTGCTGAAGCGCGCGGTGCGCATGATCGACCAGAAGGGCCCGGCCGAAGGCGCACGCATCGCGCTCAAGGCCCTCGATCTCGCCCCGGAGCACCCGCTGTCCAATCACGTCATGGCGCTGTGCCTGGAGCGCCTTGGCCGGCTTTCGAAATCGCTCGAATTCTACGAGCGCGCCTGGCGGCTCGACCCGAAGAACCCGGAAATCTACCAGAATCTCGGCATGGTCGCCTGGAAGCTCGACATGCTGGACGCCGCGGAGAAATTCATCCGGCTCTTCGCCCAGATGGCTCCGGACAGCGCTGCCGCCGCGATCAACCTGTCGGGCGTGCTGCGCGACCAGGGCAAGTTCTCCGATGCGATCGAACTGCTGCGCGCCGCGATCTACCGCGCACCGGACAATGCCGAACTGTGGAACTCGCTCGGCACGGTGTTGCTCGAGGCCGGCGATCCCGAGCAGGCCGCCACCTTCTATCTCGAAGCGCTGCGCCTGAAGGAGGGCTTCTCGCGGGCCCATCACAACCTTGCCTACACGCTGGAACTGCGCGGCGACGTGGAGGGCGCGGTCGAGCACTTCAAGAAGGCGCTGGAAAACCCGCAAAGCGAGACCGACCGCATCACGATGGAGCATGGCCTCGCGCTCACCACGCTCGCGCTGGGCAAGCTCGAGGAGGGCTGGCAGCGCTATGCGATCCGCCTCAACCCTCAGTTCGAGGCCTCCACCTTCTTCCAGTACGGCGGCAAGATGTGGGACGGTGCCGACCCTGCGGCGCTGGCCGGCAAGACGGTGCTGGTCAGCGGCGAGCAGGGCCTCGGCGACGAGATCATGTTCGCCCAGATGCTGCCGGACATCATCGAGGCCGTCGGGCCGGACGGCGAGGTGCGCCTGGCCACGGAACGCCGGCTGGTCGCGCTGATGCAGCGCTCCTTCCCGCAGGTGAAGGTCGCCTGCCACTACACCGTCAGCCGGGAGGGGCGCGAATTCCGTTTCGCCCCGGATCTGACGAAGGACGGCAAGGTCGACCTGTGGTTTCCCATCGCCAACGCCTGCCGCAGCTTCCGCACCCGCTTCGAGGACTTCGCGGAGGGCGCCTTCCTGACCGCCGATGAGGAACTGGTCGAGCAGTTCCGCGCCCAGCTCGCCGGCTTCGGGCCGGGGCTCAAGGTGGGCCTGCTCTGGAAATCGCTGAAGATGACGGCCAAGCGCACGAAGTTCTTTTCCGGCTTCGAGGCATGGAAGCCGGTGCTGACCTTGCCCGGTATCGAGTTCGTCAATCTCCAGTACGGCGAGGTCGCCGCCGAGCTGGCGCGCGCGAAGACCGAGTTCGGCGTGACCATCCACCAGCCGGAAGGCCTGGATCTCAAGGACGATCTCGATCACGTGGCCGCGCTGGGCACGGCCTGCGATCTCGTCGTGGGCCCGATGAACGCGACGATCAACCTCACCGCGGCGAGCGGCGGCCGTGCGATCGTCATCCAGAACCAGCGCCGCACCTGGGTGAACATGGGCCAGGACCGCCTGCCCTGGTATCCGCAGATCGAGGTGGTCTATTCCGACGCCTTCGGCAACTGGGGGTCGCTGATGGATTCCCTGGCCGCACGCCTGTCCCGGGAAGCACGGTCCGCAGCGGCCTGA
- a CDS encoding AAA family ATPase, translating into MSMRFEGTKSYVATEELAAAVNAAIVLERPLLVKGEPGTGKTELARQVADALGAPMLEWHIKSTTKAQQGLYEYDAVARLRDSQLGDDRVNDVRNYIRKGKLWEAFTADERPVLLIDEIDKADIEFPNDLLQELDRMEFFVYETGETIKAKQRPIVIITSNNEKELPDAFLRRCFFHFIAFPDEETMEAIVNVHFPKLKGRLLSEALRVFYEVRQIPGLKKKPSTSELLDWLKLLLVEDIDPSVLRERDSRKLIPPLHGALLKNEQDVQVFEKLAFLARRDGN; encoded by the coding sequence ATTTCGATGCGTTTCGAAGGCACAAAGAGCTATGTCGCGACCGAGGAACTCGCCGCGGCTGTCAATGCGGCGATCGTGCTGGAGCGCCCGCTTCTGGTGAAGGGCGAACCGGGCACCGGCAAGACCGAACTCGCGCGGCAGGTCGCCGACGCCCTCGGCGCGCCGATGCTGGAGTGGCACATCAAGTCGACGACCAAGGCCCAGCAGGGACTTTACGAGTACGACGCCGTGGCGCGCCTGCGCGACAGCCAGCTCGGCGACGACCGGGTCAACGACGTGCGCAACTACATCCGCAAGGGCAAGCTGTGGGAGGCCTTCACCGCCGATGAGCGACCGGTCCTGCTGATCGACGAGATCGACAAGGCCGATATCGAGTTTCCCAACGACCTCCTGCAGGAACTCGACCGGATGGAGTTCTTCGTCTACGAGACCGGCGAGACCATCAAGGCGAAACAGCGCCCGATCGTCATCATCACCTCGAACAACGAGAAGGAGCTTCCCGACGCCTTCCTGCGGCGCTGCTTCTTCCACTTCATCGCCTTTCCCGACGAGGAGACGATGGAGGCGATCGTCAATGTGCACTTCCCCAAGCTGAAGGGCCGGCTGCTCTCCGAAGCGCTGCGCGTCTTCTACGAGGTGCGCCAGATCCCGGGCCTGAAGAAGAAGCCCTCGACCAGCGAACTGCTGGACTGGCTGAAGCTTCTCCTGGTCGAGGACATCGACCCGTCCGTGCTGCGCGAGCGCGATTCCAGGAAGCTCATCCCGCCGCTGCACGGCGCGCTCCTGAAGAACGAGCAGGACGTCCAGGTCTTCGAGAAGCTGGCCTTCCTGGCGCGGCGCGACGGCAACTGA
- a CDS encoding vWA domain-containing protein produces MFHRFFTELRAAKIPVSTREYLTLLEALDKGAIGPSIDEFYAVSRAALVKDERNFDKFDKVFAHIFEGVEALGDLFGKEEIPEDWLRAEMARHLTPEEMAEIEAMDFDELMKTLRERLAEQKERHEGGNKWIGTGGTSPYGHSGWNPAGVRIGGSSKNKRAVKVWENRRFKDLDSERELGTRNLKVALRRLRHFAREGAHEELDLDSTIRATAREGYLDVKMRPERRNAVKVLVLFDVGGSMDPYIELTEKLFSAARGVFKNLEYFYFHNCPYEALWKSNLRRRSETTPTFDILHKYPSDWKVVIVGDASMAPYEITHPGGSVEGWNAEAGGTWLRRIVETYPHLVWLNPQPENWWPHTYSIQLIREIVGPERMFPLTLDGVDKAMKELAKR; encoded by the coding sequence ATGTTCCACCGCTTCTTCACCGAGCTCCGCGCGGCGAAAATCCCGGTTTCGACCCGGGAGTACCTCACCCTGCTCGAGGCCCTCGACAAGGGGGCGATCGGCCCCTCGATCGACGAGTTCTATGCCGTCAGCCGGGCGGCACTGGTCAAGGACGAGAGGAATTTCGACAAGTTCGACAAGGTCTTCGCCCATATCTTCGAAGGCGTCGAGGCGCTCGGCGACCTGTTCGGCAAGGAGGAGATCCCCGAGGACTGGCTGCGCGCCGAAATGGCGCGTCATCTCACGCCGGAGGAGATGGCCGAGATCGAGGCCATGGACTTCGACGAGCTGATGAAGACCCTCAGGGAGCGCCTCGCCGAGCAGAAGGAGCGCCACGAGGGCGGCAACAAGTGGATCGGCACCGGGGGGACGAGCCCGTACGGCCACTCGGGCTGGAACCCGGCCGGTGTCCGCATCGGCGGAAGCTCGAAGAACAAGCGCGCGGTGAAGGTCTGGGAGAACCGCCGCTTCAAGGATCTCGATTCCGAGCGCGAACTCGGCACGCGAAATCTGAAGGTCGCCCTGCGCCGCCTGCGTCACTTCGCCCGCGAGGGCGCGCACGAGGAGCTCGATCTCGATTCCACGATCCGGGCGACAGCGCGGGAGGGCTATCTCGACGTCAAGATGCGTCCCGAACGGCGCAATGCGGTCAAGGTGCTGGTCCTGTTCGACGTCGGCGGATCGATGGACCCGTATATCGAGCTCACCGAGAAGCTGTTCTCAGCCGCACGCGGCGTCTTCAAGAATCTGGAATACTTCTACTTCCACAACTGCCCGTACGAGGCGCTGTGGAAATCGAACCTGCGGCGCAGGAGCGAGACGACGCCGACCTTCGACATCCTCCACAAGTACCCCAGCGACTGGAAGGTGGTCATCGTCGGGGACGCCTCGATGGCACCCTACGAGATAACCCACCCCGGCGGCTCCGTGGAAGGCTGGAACGCGGAAGCCGGGGGGACGTGGCTCAGGCGCATCGTGGAGACCTACCCTCACCTCGTCTGGCTCAACCCGCAGCCGGAGAACTGGTGGCCGCACACCTATTCCATTCAGCTCATCCGCGAGATCGTCGGACCCGAGCGCATGTTCCCGCTCACTCTCGACGGCGTGGACAAGGCCATGAAGGAACTGGCGAAGCGCTAG
- a CDS encoding NUDIX domain-containing protein: protein MAEPAPGEPVFGRPEPGGDYVPRDAAYGLLTNSAGEIAVVAITGETARTQYDLPGGALEPGETSEDALVREYREETGLGVRPVGLLGSAWHYWEKPGGRRVLNHARYFTVERSREDGGKIELDHALVWLTPLEAIARMRHEATAWGLVRWLRLKAGAEHRS from the coding sequence ATGGCCGAGCCCGCCCCAGGCGAACCGGTTTTCGGCCGGCCCGAACCCGGCGGCGATTATGTGCCACGCGATGCGGCCTACGGGCTTCTGACGAATTCTGCCGGGGAAATCGCCGTCGTCGCGATCACCGGCGAGACCGCACGCACCCAGTACGACCTGCCGGGCGGTGCGCTGGAGCCGGGCGAGACGAGCGAGGACGCGCTCGTGCGCGAATACCGCGAGGAGACCGGGCTCGGCGTGAGGCCCGTGGGTCTGCTCGGCTCGGCATGGCACTATTGGGAGAAGCCGGGCGGACGGCGCGTGCTCAACCACGCCCGCTATTTCACCGTCGAACGCAGCCGCGAAGACGGAGGAAAGATCGAGCTCGATCATGCGCTGGTGTGGCTGACCCCCCTCGAGGCGATCGCCCGGATGCGGCACGAGGCGACCGCCTGGGGCCTCGTGCGCTGGCTGCGGCTGAAAGCCGGGGCCGAGCATCGCAGCTGA
- a CDS encoding glutathione S-transferase family protein codes for MDRFRIYGDTRSGNCLKVKWTAERLGLAHDWIDIDVTSGETRRENFLALNPAGQVPVLERPDGRTLAQSNAILLYLAEGSDLVPADPFDRAKMMEWLFWEQYSHEPYIAVRRYQKRFLNKADSEIDPDLMARGRRALGVMELRLIARDYFVDEALSLADIALVAYTRLAHEGGFDLSEFPAVGGWVRRVESDLGIAHAQMEPS; via the coding sequence ATGGACCGGTTTCGGATTTACGGCGACACGCGCAGCGGCAATTGCCTGAAGGTGAAGTGGACGGCCGAGCGCCTCGGCCTCGCGCACGACTGGATCGATATCGACGTCACCTCCGGCGAGACCCGCCGGGAGAATTTCCTGGCGCTCAACCCTGCCGGCCAGGTGCCGGTGCTGGAGCGGCCCGACGGGCGCACGCTCGCGCAGTCCAACGCCATCCTGCTGTATCTTGCTGAAGGCTCAGATCTCGTGCCCGCCGATCCCTTCGACCGGGCGAAGATGATGGAGTGGCTGTTCTGGGAACAGTATTCCCACGAGCCCTACATCGCCGTACGCCGGTACCAGAAGCGCTTCCTGAACAAGGCCGATTCCGAGATCGATCCCGATCTGATGGCCAGGGGGCGCCGCGCGCTCGGTGTCATGGAACTGCGCCTGATCGCGCGCGATTACTTCGTGGACGAGGCGCTCTCGCTCGCCGACATCGCGCTGGTGGCCTACACGCGCCTTGCCCACGAAGGCGGGTTCGACCTGTCGGAGTTCCCGGCGGTGGGCGGCTGGGTTCGCCGGGTCGAGAGCGATCTCGGCATCGCGCATGCCCAGATGGAGCCAAGCTGA
- a CDS encoding chorismate mutase encodes MIDLNALDARTRPQDCASMEEVRDGVDRLDRALVALIAERTRYMDAAARIKPHRGTVRDETRIEDVLTKVLAEARRAGLPREIAEPVWRELVERSIAYEFEVWDRTRA; translated from the coding sequence ATGATCGATCTCAACGCGCTCGATGCGCGCACCCGGCCGCAGGACTGCGCCTCGATGGAGGAGGTCCGCGACGGGGTCGACCGGCTGGACCGCGCCCTGGTCGCGCTGATCGCCGAGCGTACGCGCTACATGGACGCGGCCGCGCGCATCAAGCCGCACCGCGGCACCGTGCGCGACGAGACGCGGATCGAGGACGTCCTGACCAAGGTGCTCGCCGAGGCACGCCGGGCCGGCCTGCCGCGCGAGATCGCCGAGCCGGTCTGGCGCGAACTGGTCGAGCGCTCGATCGCCTACGAGTTCGAGGTGTGGGACCGCACGCGCGCCTAG
- a CDS encoding Hpt domain-containing protein, whose translation MSRPPVLDLDHLARYTAADEALEAELFALFTSQTENCLARMMETGDGEAFKAAVHTLKGAARGIGAFALGEACAQAEARPLEPEAIGHIRDCARETLARIGQVLAERPR comes from the coding sequence ATGAGCCGTCCGCCCGTCCTCGATCTCGACCATCTGGCCCGCTACACCGCCGCGGACGAGGCGCTGGAGGCCGAGCTGTTTGCTTTGTTCACGAGCCAGACCGAAAACTGTCTGGCCCGGATGATGGAGACCGGTGACGGCGAGGCTTTCAAGGCGGCGGTGCACACGCTGAAAGGCGCGGCACGCGGCATCGGTGCGTTTGCCCTCGGCGAAGCCTGTGCACAGGCCGAGGCGCGTCCGCTGGAACCCGAAGCGATCGGCCATATCCGTGACTGCGCTCGGGAAACCCTTGCCCGGATCGGGCAGGTGCTCGCCGAACGCCCGCGCTAG
- a CDS encoding MaoC family dehydratase, producing MSILDTYKSRIGETHRSDWFLIDQDRVDAFADVTLDHQFIHVDPERAARETPFGGPIAHGFLTLSMLSHFAGQALPPFPDKVIGINYGFDKVRFLSPVRVGSKLRGVFTLKSAEERKPGQIQLVQDCTVEIEGSASPALAAQWLSLVVTG from the coding sequence ATGAGCATTCTCGACACCTACAAGAGCCGGATCGGCGAGACCCATCGCTCGGACTGGTTCCTCATCGACCAGGACCGCGTCGACGCCTTTGCCGACGTGACGCTGGATCATCAGTTCATCCATGTCGATCCGGAGCGCGCGGCCAGGGAAACCCCGTTCGGCGGTCCGATCGCGCACGGTTTCCTTACCCTGTCCATGCTCAGCCATTTTGCGGGACAGGCCCTGCCGCCCTTTCCCGACAAGGTGATCGGCATCAATTACGGCTTCGACAAGGTGCGTTTCCTCAGCCCCGTGCGCGTCGGCTCGAAGCTGCGCGGCGTGTTCACGCTGAAGAGCGCGGAGGAAAGAAAGCCCGGCCAGATACAGCTCGTCCAGGACTGCACCGTCGAGATCGAAGGCAGCGCGAGCCCGGCACTGGCCGCCCAGTGGCTGAGCCTGGTGGTGACGGGGTAG
- a CDS encoding MarR family winged helix-turn-helix transcriptional regulator — protein MDDAAKLGRREGEGAGDHPLRLPAYLPYRLSVASNKVSGLIAKAYQSRFGLSIQEWRVIAVLGEGTPLTAQAICEATAMDKVSVSRAIRALDERDLVRRKQRESDRRASDVVLTGEGRRIYDEIAPLALDYERALLEGLSAGERETLMELLARLERRAEQLTGKGAFAAPETAGK, from the coding sequence ATGGACGACGCCGCGAAGCTCGGCAGGCGCGAAGGCGAGGGCGCGGGGGATCATCCCCTGCGCCTTCCCGCCTATCTGCCCTACCGGCTCTCGGTGGCGTCGAACAAGGTTTCCGGCCTGATCGCGAAGGCCTACCAGTCCCGCTTCGGCCTTTCGATCCAGGAATGGCGGGTGATCGCCGTGCTCGGTGAGGGCACCCCGCTCACCGCCCAGGCGATCTGCGAGGCGACCGCCATGGACAAGGTCTCCGTCAGCCGCGCGATCCGGGCCCTCGACGAGCGCGATCTCGTGCGCCGCAAGCAGCGCGAGAGCGACCGGCGCGCCAGCGATGTGGTCCTCACCGGCGAAGGTCGGCGGATCTATGACGAGATCGCCCCGCTCGCCCTCGATTACGAGCGTGCGCTTCTGGAAGGGCTGAGCGCGGGCGAGCGCGAGACGCTGATGGAACTGCTGGCCCGCCTCGAACGCCGCGCCGAGCAGCTGACGGGGAAGGGGGCGTTCGCGGCCCCTGAAACCGCGGGCAAGTGA
- the hppD gene encoding 4-hydroxyphenylpyruvate dioxygenase, whose amino-acid sequence MADLFENPLGTDGFEFVEYTHPEPEKLDALFRKLGFTPVSRHPSKDIVRYKQGDINFLVNKETSGQAARFRKEHGPSANAMAFRIKGDAKEAYRKALERGAEAFGEGIWTDAEKVPAIKGIGGSVLYLVDTYGEQTIYDDWEPTGEEDDGGVGLEVLDHLTHNVHFGNMDKWAGFYENVFNFREIRYFDIKGQHTGLKSRAMTGPCGKLKIPLNESSDDESQIAEYLRDYNGEGIQHIALTTPRIYSTVEEMREKGVDFQSTPKTYYELVDERIPGHGEDLERLKKNSILIDGDVESEEGLLLQIFTQNAIGPIFFEIIQRKGNEGFGEGNFKALFESIELDQIRRGVIKPKTTAAE is encoded by the coding sequence ATGGCTGACCTGTTCGAGAACCCGCTCGGCACCGACGGCTTCGAGTTCGTCGAGTACACCCATCCCGAGCCGGAGAAGCTGGATGCCCTGTTCCGCAAGCTCGGCTTCACCCCGGTCTCCAGGCACCCCTCGAAGGACATCGTCCGCTACAAGCAGGGCGACATCAATTTCCTCGTAAACAAGGAGACCTCCGGCCAGGCGGCGCGATTCCGCAAGGAACACGGCCCGTCGGCAAACGCGATGGCGTTCCGCATCAAGGGCGACGCGAAGGAGGCCTACAGGAAGGCGCTCGAGCGTGGCGCGGAGGCTTTCGGAGAGGGCATCTGGACCGACGCGGAGAAGGTCCCGGCCATCAAGGGCATCGGCGGCTCGGTCCTCTATCTCGTCGACACCTACGGCGAGCAGACGATCTACGACGACTGGGAACCGACCGGCGAGGAAGACGATGGCGGCGTCGGCCTCGAGGTCCTCGACCACCTCACCCACAACGTCCATTTCGGCAACATGGACAAGTGGGCCGGGTTCTATGAAAACGTCTTCAACTTCCGCGAAATCCGCTATTTCGACATCAAGGGCCAGCACACGGGCCTGAAGTCGCGCGCCATGACCGGCCCGTGCGGCAAGCTGAAGATCCCGCTCAACGAAAGCTCCGACGACGAATCCCAGATCGCCGAATACCTGCGCGACTACAATGGCGAGGGCATCCAGCACATCGCCCTGACCACGCCGCGCATCTATTCCACGGTCGAGGAGATGCGCGAGAAGGGCGTCGACTTCCAGTCCACGCCGAAGACCTATTACGAGCTCGTCGACGAGCGCATCCCGGGTCATGGCGAGGACCTGGAACGGCTTAAGAAGAATTCCATCCTGATCGACGGCGATGTGGAGAGCGAGGAGGGCCTGCTGCTGCAGATCTTCACGCAGAACGCGATCGGCCCGATCTTCTTCGAGATCATCCAGCGCAAGGGCAATGAGGGCTTCGGCGAGGGCAATTTCAAGGCCCTGTTCGAATCCATCGAGCTCGACCAGATCCGGCGCGGCGTGATCAAGCCGAAGACCACCGCGGCCGAGTGA